Proteins from one Chlorogloeopsis sp. ULAP01 genomic window:
- a CDS encoding energy-coupling factor ABC transporter permease: MHIPDGFVSVPVAAATGALSVAALGIALGRSRDAFGIRRAPVLGLTTAFIFAAQMINFPVAGGTSGHLLGGTLAAIVLGSPWAGTLCIATVLIIQAVLFADGGITALGANIFNMAVVGVWVGWGLTQTLQRLLGGTRGKLPLAAGIAAGVSVVAAAIVAAIQLALSGTAPVNIVLPAMTGVHILIGVGEGLITGGVLAYLSTARPDLLPGTQQQLQGWLVPVVSILLIAGVLSLVASAWPDGLERVAEDLGFINLAEQIRVSVPTPFADYSIEGLGPIGTSIAGILGSGVCFAVAFGIAQVVKPNNA; this comes from the coding sequence GTGCATATTCCTGATGGTTTTGTTTCTGTACCGGTGGCAGCAGCAACTGGTGCATTGAGTGTGGCAGCACTGGGTATTGCCTTAGGGCGATCGCGAGATGCTTTTGGGATCCGACGCGCACCTGTTTTGGGTTTAACTACCGCCTTCATTTTTGCCGCCCAAATGATTAATTTCCCTGTAGCAGGCGGCACTAGCGGTCACTTGTTGGGGGGAACTTTAGCAGCGATTGTTCTTGGCAGTCCTTGGGCAGGTACGTTGTGCATCGCTACAGTTTTAATTATTCAAGCTGTGCTATTTGCCGATGGAGGCATTACAGCTTTAGGAGCGAATATTTTTAACATGGCAGTAGTTGGTGTGTGGGTAGGCTGGGGCTTAACTCAAACTTTGCAACGTTTGCTGGGAGGAACTAGAGGAAAGTTGCCCCTAGCTGCTGGCATCGCTGCTGGCGTCAGTGTTGTAGCAGCCGCGATCGTTGCTGCAATCCAATTGGCACTTTCGGGGACTGCACCTGTGAACATAGTTTTACCAGCAATGACAGGTGTGCATATTTTGATTGGTGTGGGCGAAGGTTTGATTACCGGGGGTGTATTAGCTTATCTATCGACAGCACGGCCAGATTTGTTACCAGGAACACAACAGCAGTTACAAGGATGGTTAGTACCAGTAGTGAGTATTCTACTGATTGCTGGTGTATTGTCTTTAGTAGCTTCAGCATGGCCAGATGGTTTGGAGAGAGTTGCCGAAGACTTAGGTTTTATTAACTTAGCAGAACAAATACGAGTATCAGTACCAACACCCTTTGCTGACTACAGCATAGAGGGATTAGGCCCGATTGGCACAAGTATCGCTGGAATTCTTGGATCTGGCGTTTGCTTTGCTGTTGCCTTTGGTATTGCACAAGTGGTGAAACCAAATAATGCTTAG
- a CDS encoding energy-coupling factor transporter transmembrane protein EcfT gives MLRLSLPLRLHLSLVIVVGTALLKYHAWYWLAAYGMIAFIWAVLLRVPIRQLTGLLGAELIFLSFLALPLGWERASFLLVRSLICLITMNSFLLTLPPHSFGIALKSLPVPGGLKESLLLSGQYIEILLDEVTRMQRAAQLRGMNGTAGWLRYTSAAMIGSLYLRSLDRAERVYAAMVARGYQGTLPVDSTLKAKERFVVLTAFAIAFCLTLTSYQILGFELITHN, from the coding sequence ATGCTTAGACTGTCATTACCGTTACGTTTACATCTATCTTTAGTGATTGTAGTCGGAACAGCTTTACTAAAGTACCATGCTTGGTATTGGCTGGCTGCATATGGTATGATCGCATTTATTTGGGCTGTCCTATTACGCGTACCCATTCGCCAACTTACAGGATTATTGGGTGCAGAATTAATTTTTCTGTCTTTTTTAGCATTACCTTTGGGATGGGAGCGAGCTAGTTTTCTGCTTGTTCGTTCTTTGATTTGCTTGATCACAATGAATAGTTTTTTGTTAACTTTGCCGCCACACAGCTTTGGCATTGCTCTCAAGAGTTTACCCGTTCCAGGTGGTTTAAAGGAAAGCTTGCTATTATCTGGACAATATATAGAAATTTTGCTGGATGAAGTAACGCGAATGCAGCGTGCAGCGCAACTTAGAGGAATGAATGGCACTGCTGGATGGTTGCGATACACTAGTGCTGCTATGATCGGCAGCTTGTATCTGCGGAGTTTAGACAGGGCAGAAAGAGTTTATGCCGCAATGGTAGCTCGTGGTTATCAAGGTACACTACCAGTAGATTCCACATTAAAAGCAAAAGAGCGTTTTGTCGTGCTGACAGCTTTTGCGATCGCTTTTTGTTTGACACTAACCTCTTATCAAATATTGGGTTTTGAACTCATAACTCACAATTAG
- a CDS encoding ABC transporter ATP-binding protein, which translates to MSQALVVQNLVYTYSNSKPVLQEISFTLNAGDRVALMGPTGSGKSTLLENIIGLKQPQSGKIWINGIPVEPKTLPQVRRQIGFGFQDANDQLFMPTILEDITFGPRNYGVSPAIAIDKARQLLADFGLEAYANRSAHELSGGQRRLAALAAILALEPEILILDEPTNGLDPSWRRQFAQLLLQWQGKVMLIASHDLHWLGKVTQRALVLSGGCIQIDTEIQSLLREADTLERLGLPVDW; encoded by the coding sequence ATGTCACAAGCCTTAGTAGTTCAAAATTTAGTTTATACTTATTCCAACTCTAAACCTGTTTTACAAGAAATTTCTTTTACCCTCAATGCAGGCGATCGTGTAGCTTTAATGGGACCAACCGGTTCTGGGAAAAGCACCTTGCTTGAAAATATTATCGGCTTAAAACAACCCCAAAGCGGGAAGATTTGGATTAATGGTATTCCCGTAGAACCAAAAACTTTACCACAAGTGCGTCGTCAAATCGGTTTTGGTTTTCAAGATGCCAATGACCAACTTTTCATGCCAACAATACTAGAAGATATTACCTTCGGGCCACGTAATTACGGTGTATCACCAGCAATAGCAATTGACAAAGCCAGGCAACTTTTAGCTGATTTTGGTTTAGAAGCTTACGCCAACCGTTCTGCTCACGAATTGTCTGGAGGGCAAAGACGCCTTGCTGCTTTAGCTGCAATTTTAGCCCTCGAACCCGAAATTTTGATTTTAGACGAGCCGACAAATGGACTTGATCCGTCATGGCGTCGTCAATTTGCTCAACTATTATTACAGTGGCAAGGAAAGGTGATGTTAATCGCATCACATGATTTGCATTGGTTAGGCAAGGTTACTCAACGTGCTTTAGTGTTGTCTGGGGGTTGTATTCAAATAGACACTGAAATTCAGTCACTGTTACGAGAAGCAGATACTTTGGAAAGGCTAGGTTTACCCGTAGATTGGTGA
- a CDS encoding DUF1269 domain-containing protein: MSNNPVQVIVAAFSTPDGAGKVMTDLKQGKKAGLISIQDAAVVVKDTNGKVKITDAKHRTAKGLVTGGILGGLVGLLAAPSVAAIAAGGGAIGALIGKLKNAPLKAEMKEIGSALPPGSSAIVAAIEHNQEAQLEALETALAEEAERVVRDSLKADIAEQLSAGGNVLYTAGSGTIGSGVGRVAQTPQGTQMSGILTSEDGVFVEDAQVTNEPLETAK, translated from the coding sequence ATGAGTAACAATCCAGTTCAAGTTATTGTGGCAGCGTTCAGCACACCCGACGGTGCAGGTAAAGTCATGACAGATCTCAAGCAGGGTAAAAAGGCAGGGTTAATCAGTATCCAAGATGCCGCAGTTGTTGTTAAAGACACTAACGGTAAAGTTAAGATTACTGATGCAAAACATCGCACAGCCAAAGGCTTGGTTACCGGTGGTATACTCGGTGGCTTGGTTGGGCTACTAGCTGCACCGTCGGTTGCAGCGATTGCGGCGGGCGGTGGTGCGATCGGAGCACTCATTGGTAAGTTGAAGAACGCTCCACTCAAGGCTGAAATGAAAGAAATTGGTTCAGCCTTACCTCCAGGCAGTTCGGCGATTGTAGCAGCGATTGAGCACAACCAGGAGGCACAATTGGAAGCTTTAGAAACTGCACTGGCAGAAGAAGCCGAAAGAGTCGTCCGCGATTCGCTCAAGGCAGATATTGCCGAGCAGTTAAGTGCAGGTGGCAACGTGCTGTATACCGCAGGTAGCGGCACAATCGGATCAGGAGTTGGTCGCGTGGCTCAGACACCCCAAGGAACTCAAATGAGCGGTATCCTCACCAGTGAAGACGGTGTCTTCGTAGAGGACGCGCAAGTCACAAACGAACCATTAGAGACAGCTAAGTAA
- a CDS encoding DUF1269 domain-containing protein — MEKMVVVVFDNESKAYSGLNELRKLHQQADIVLYAIAVIAKDTDGKVDVRQADAGPLETLFGAALGSMVGMLAGPVGMAVGMASGSLGGAVSDISQMGIDLEFLDDVSRVLTPGKAAVVASIDEYWTTPLDTSMEPLAGTVFRKLRTEVIDDQLDREIRETQAELQALEEEFNAATAEQQAKLQAKIDATRSKLQSKVDAANKWMEETNRQFQDKVNVLQEQAKIASDRRKAQIQKQIAETQSDVAQRQEKLKQASTLAKEALTV; from the coding sequence ATGGAAAAAATGGTTGTAGTCGTTTTCGACAACGAAAGCAAAGCTTACAGTGGTTTGAACGAACTTAGAAAGCTGCATCAGCAGGCAGATATAGTCCTCTATGCGATCGCAGTCATTGCTAAGGATACAGACGGTAAAGTTGATGTGCGCCAAGCCGATGCAGGCCCCCTTGAAACCCTCTTCGGTGCAGCCCTAGGCAGCATGGTGGGTATGCTTGCAGGCCCTGTTGGCATGGCTGTAGGAATGGCTAGCGGCTCTCTTGGCGGAGCAGTGAGCGATATATCCCAGATGGGTATTGACCTTGAGTTTCTCGATGATGTCAGCAGAGTTCTAACTCCAGGTAAAGCAGCGGTTGTGGCATCCATTGATGAATACTGGACAACTCCTCTCGACACATCAATGGAACCACTGGCAGGAACAGTATTCCGTAAACTCCGCACCGAAGTCATTGACGATCAGCTTGATCGCGAAATCCGAGAGACTCAAGCAGAACTGCAAGCATTGGAGGAAGAATTCAATGCAGCAACGGCAGAACAGCAGGCTAAACTCCAAGCCAAAATTGATGCCACTCGCAGCAAACTCCAATCCAAGGTTGATGCGGCAAACAAGTGGATGGAAGAAACCAATCGTCAGTTTCAAGACAAAGTCAATGTACTGCAAGAGCAGGCAAAAATTGCTAGCGACAGAAGAAAAGCTCAGATACAGAAGCAGATTGCAGAAACTCAGTCTGATGTAGCACAACGGCAGGAAAAGCTTAAGCAGGCATCTACCTTAGCGAAAGAAGCCCTGACTGTCTAG
- a CDS encoding alpha-amylase family glycosyl hydrolase, with translation MLKPMYPLLYQVNTRVWIQLLSKQLHRPATLDDIPDTALDEIASLGFDWVYFLGVWQTGDAGRSVSLSNPEWLEEYRQLLSDLSDEDICGSCFAIKNYIVSDRMGGNPAMERLRDRLHQRKLKLMLDFVPNHMAVDHAWVQTHPDFFVQGTEALLAQQPQNYCRMSLPSGEAIFAYGRDPYFAGWPEHSNSTMGIPYCKRQC, from the coding sequence ATGCTAAAACCTATGTATCCCCTTTTATATCAGGTCAATACTCGTGTCTGGATACAATTGCTATCTAAACAATTGCATCGTCCAGCGACACTAGATGATATTCCTGACACAGCCCTAGATGAAATAGCCAGTTTGGGATTTGATTGGGTTTATTTCCTGGGGGTTTGGCAAACAGGGGATGCGGGGCGAAGTGTTTCACTGTCGAACCCAGAGTGGTTAGAGGAATATCGGCAATTGTTGAGCGACTTGTCCGATGAAGATATCTGCGGCTCTTGTTTCGCCATTAAAAATTATATTGTCAGCGATCGCATGGGCGGCAATCCAGCGATGGAACGACTGCGCGATCGTCTCCACCAGCGCAAACTCAAACTGATGTTGGATTTTGTTCCCAACCACATGGCTGTTGATCATGCCTGGGTGCAAACTCACCCCGATTTTTTTGTTCAAGGAACCGAAGCATTACTAGCACAACAACCTCAAAACTATTGCCGAATGTCCTTACCCTCTGGTGAAGCCATCTTTGCCTACGGACGCGATCCCTACTTTGCTGGTTGGCCTGAACACTCCAACTCAACTATGGGAATCCCTTACTGCAAGCGGCAATGCTAG
- a CDS encoding glucosidase produces the protein MTAEEQRLEQNRTGKTDWYKWGPYISERQWGTVREDYSSDGNAWNYFPHDHARSRAYRWGEDGLGGITDSHNLLCFALALWNGKDPILKERLFGLTNGEGNHGEDVKEYYFYIDSTPTHSYMKYLYKYPQSEFPYNDLLNTNRRRSRYELEYELLDTGVFDDDRYFDVFVEYAKADVEDILIKISIVNRGSQTAPIHVLPTLWFRNTWSWTNGGTKPVLKKVEGTNNSVVHAHITDTLLNQYISDYYFYCNGLVPLLFTENETNNQRLFDTPNASPYVKDGINNYILNGQQDAVNPHKVGTKVSPHYEINIGAGETKVIRLRLSKNAPAHLSEAFGTEFDQIFTTRLKEADEFYQAVTPPSVLADSDRTNVMRQALAGMMWTKQYFYYDVDNWLRERNITPWTLAAQRKHVRNSDWFHMHNDDIVSMPDKWEYPWYAAWDLAFHVIPISLIDPDFAKNQLMLMLQEDYLHPNGQIPAYEWNFSDVNPPVHAWATWEIYIRDRELNNGVGDIEFLKYAFSKLLINFTWWVNRKDEGGDNLFQGGFLGLDNIGVFDRSSPLPTGGYLDQADGTAWMVFFSQQMFEIAIELALHDQLYEDFAIKFLEHTMWIAGAMDRMGEHQDELWDEEDGFFYDVLRFPDGKSTRLKVRSLVGLLSMMAVVVFPSEAFAKLPRFKAEAQKFIMQHPELTHNIHLPNQPGHRNRLMLSILNEHKLRCVLSKMLDESEFLSDYGIRSLSRYHLEHPYSFYHAGQEYKVGYVPGDSTSGMFGGNSNWRGPIWMPVNLLLLRALFHLYAYYGDSFTVEYPTGSGKHLSLFDVAQQISERIVSIFLKDKSGRRPVYGGTEKFQQDPHWRDLILFYEYFHGDNGAGIGASHQTGWTGCVARIIHALGYFTKERVSDITTPGELSRFRA, from the coding sequence ATGACTGCGGAAGAACAACGGCTTGAGCAAAACCGCACTGGCAAAACCGATTGGTATAAATGGGGGCCGTATATAAGTGAGAGGCAGTGGGGTACTGTACGCGAAGACTACAGTTCCGATGGGAATGCCTGGAATTATTTCCCGCACGATCACGCGCGATCACGAGCATATCGCTGGGGTGAAGACGGATTGGGTGGTATCACCGACAGCCATAACCTGCTCTGCTTTGCACTGGCACTATGGAATGGCAAAGATCCTATTCTCAAAGAGCGGTTATTTGGGTTGACTAATGGCGAAGGCAACCACGGCGAAGATGTAAAAGAGTACTACTTCTACATCGATAGCACGCCCACCCATTCCTACATGAAGTATCTCTACAAGTATCCGCAATCAGAGTTTCCTTACAACGATTTACTCAACACCAATCGCCGTCGCAGTCGTTATGAACTGGAATACGAACTTTTAGATACGGGCGTTTTTGACGATGATCGCTACTTTGATGTGTTTGTAGAATACGCCAAAGCAGATGTCGAAGATATTTTGATTAAAATCAGTATTGTTAATCGAGGATCACAAACAGCTCCTATTCATGTGCTACCGACTTTGTGGTTCCGTAACACTTGGTCTTGGACGAACGGTGGAACAAAGCCTGTACTCAAAAAAGTTGAGGGAACGAATAACAGTGTAGTGCATGCTCACATCACAGATACCTTGCTCAATCAATATATCAGCGACTATTACTTCTACTGTAATGGCTTGGTTCCGTTGCTATTTACAGAAAATGAAACAAACAATCAGCGACTGTTTGACACACCTAACGCTAGTCCCTATGTAAAAGATGGTATTAATAATTACATTTTAAATGGACAGCAGGACGCCGTTAATCCCCACAAAGTTGGTACAAAAGTTTCACCCCATTACGAAATCAACATTGGAGCCGGGGAGACAAAGGTAATCCGATTGCGTCTTTCCAAAAATGCTCCGGCTCATCTCAGTGAGGCATTTGGCACTGAATTTGACCAAATTTTTACGACTCGCCTCAAAGAAGCAGATGAGTTCTATCAAGCCGTGACTCCACCATCAGTTCTAGCAGATAGCGATCGCACGAATGTCATGCGGCAAGCACTAGCCGGGATGATGTGGACAAAACAATACTTCTACTACGATGTGGATAATTGGCTGAGGGAGCGCAACATCACCCCTTGGACACTGGCAGCCCAAAGAAAGCATGTGCGCAACAGCGATTGGTTCCATATGCATAATGACGATATTGTTTCTATGCCAGACAAGTGGGAATATCCCTGGTACGCTGCTTGGGATCTGGCGTTCCACGTCATTCCTATCAGCTTGATCGATCCGGACTTTGCCAAAAATCAATTGATGCTGATGTTGCAGGAAGATTACTTGCATCCAAACGGTCAAATCCCTGCCTATGAATGGAACTTTAGCGATGTGAATCCACCCGTACACGCTTGGGCAACCTGGGAAATTTATATCCGCGATCGCGAACTTAACAACGGCGTCGGGGATATTGAATTTCTCAAATACGCCTTTTCCAAATTACTGATTAATTTTACTTGGTGGGTCAATCGCAAAGACGAAGGCGGAGACAACTTGTTTCAAGGTGGATTCCTGGGATTGGACAACATTGGAGTGTTTGATCGCAGTTCACCGTTACCTACAGGCGGCTATCTTGATCAAGCAGACGGTACCGCCTGGATGGTATTTTTTAGTCAGCAGATGTTTGAGATTGCAATTGAATTGGCACTCCACGATCAACTCTACGAAGACTTTGCAATTAAGTTCTTGGAACACACCATGTGGATCGCTGGAGCGATGGATCGGATGGGTGAACATCAAGACGAACTATGGGATGAAGAAGATGGTTTCTTCTACGATGTACTGCGTTTTCCCGATGGCAAGTCCACCCGTCTCAAAGTGCGATCGCTAGTCGGTTTATTGTCTATGATGGCAGTTGTTGTTTTTCCTAGTGAAGCTTTTGCAAAACTGCCACGTTTTAAGGCAGAAGCACAAAAGTTCATTATGCAGCACCCCGAACTTACTCATAATATTCATTTACCTAATCAGCCCGGACATCGAAATCGGCTAATGCTCTCTATCTTGAACGAACATAAACTGCGCTGTGTACTCTCCAAAATGCTCGATGAATCAGAGTTCCTCAGTGATTATGGCATTCGTTCCCTGTCCCGCTATCACTTAGAGCATCCTTACAGCTTTTATCACGCGGGACAAGAATATAAAGTAGGATACGTTCCCGGTGATTCTACCTCAGGTATGTTTGGTGGCAATTCTAACTGGCGCGGCCCCATCTGGATGCCTGTCAATCTCCTGCTACTGCGAGCACTTTTTCATCTGTATGCCTATTACGGCGATTCTTTTACCGTAGAATACCCCACAGGATCTGGTAAGCACCTATCGCTATTCGATGTCGCCCAGCAAATCAGCGAGCGAATTGTGAGTATTTTTCTCAAGGATAAATCTGGTCGTCGTCCAGTCTATGGCGGTACTGAGAAGTTCCAGCAAGATCCGCATTGGCGCGATCTAATTTTGTTCTACGAATATTTCCACGGGGATAACGGTGCAGGAATTGGTGCGAGTCACCAAACTGGATGGACGGGCTGCGTTGCGCGGATAATACACGCTTTGGGCTACTTTACTAAAGAAAGAGTATCAGATATCACAACACCTGGAGAACTCTCAAGGTTTCGGGCTTAA
- a CDS encoding DUF1361 domain-containing protein, which yields MKADLIELIDRVIQVLLINIRWMTWNLFLAFIPLVLSIWLFRIKRGRSWVWWLGFLVFYAFLPNAPYLLTDVIHLIHDIRTIQSVWIISLVLIPVYLLVILAGFEAYVISLINLGYYLHRVGKSQWIFWVEIITHALCAIGIYWGRFLRFNSWDFVTQPDALLTKGIEEILGKQPLVIIAITFGILVGLYWLMKRVTLGFIKQRNNNIDIPSQGINTNN from the coding sequence ATGAAAGCGGATCTGATTGAATTGATAGACAGAGTTATACAAGTCTTACTAATAAATATACGTTGGATGACTTGGAATTTATTTCTGGCGTTTATACCTTTAGTTTTAAGTATTTGGCTATTTCGGATTAAACGTGGACGTTCTTGGGTTTGGTGGTTGGGTTTTTTGGTATTTTACGCTTTCTTACCAAATGCGCCTTATTTGTTGACTGATGTAATTCACCTAATTCATGATATCCGCACAATTCAATCTGTGTGGATAATTAGCCTCGTGTTAATCCCAGTGTATTTGTTAGTAATTTTGGCTGGTTTTGAAGCTTATGTCATCTCTTTAATTAATTTGGGTTACTATTTGCACCGCGTTGGCAAGAGTCAATGGATTTTTTGGGTTGAAATAATTACCCATGCTTTATGTGCTATTGGTATTTATTGGGGGCGTTTTTTGCGTTTCAATAGTTGGGATTTTGTGACTCAACCAGATGCTTTACTGACTAAAGGTATAGAAGAAATTCTTGGTAAGCAACCATTAGTTATTATTGCGATAACTTTTGGCATACTTGTTGGTTTGTATTGGTTAATGAAACGAGTGACTCTTGGTTTTATCAAGCAAAGAAATAATAATATAGATATTCCTTCTCAAGGTATCAATACTAACAACTAA
- a CDS encoding putative PEP-binding protein, whose protein sequence is MDKLYWLEKIKLQDRAEVGDKAFYLSKIMHRGYPVLPGFVIAASVLRKFLENLNSSEALVADLPHSSLHLDVNNWRQLRQVASGLRQEIINATVPPQLLNAILKAARQLETKYLIFRPSLMLPSMKQSIGSISGLLESQVCCCEPEAIAIALKQTWSQLFRARSLLYWQQVEIDLQQINFAILVQPIQNAIASGLLVANSSGWEIQATWGLGMAIAYGEVLPDSYYIHPETGAVLEQQLGNKTLAYDIDKTNYKVDLQHVSLSGEILECYCLQAYFLEEDQQKQYALPEENLQQLIGLAKQIAKEFGNNFTLKWTIPQQESSRALYLTQVIAPQLGISNFHFLKGLGAAAGRVTATAHVVANSRQKPTQIPKGVILVTSIITPDWLPILQQAGGIITEQGGLTSHAAILARELGIPAIGNLANATTFIQNGERVLIDGDKGEVYRLGMNTEEDVNKQEENSTRKQLEKLSVHQPNHSVYFEQPMTATKLLVNLSQPSLIEQVQSLPVDGVGLLRSELMLLTILDGEHPNTWLNEGRQTQLLERWCETIMQFARGFAPRPIFYRSLDWRSHEFSSLRDNLPSYAASKLGERGTFSYLANPTLFEIELTALATLQKAGYTNIHLILPFVRTLEEFRFCRQKVEQANLTQVPQFQLWIMAEVPSVLFLLPEYVKAGVQGISIGTNDLTQLLLGVDREQGQLAQAFDERHPAVMSAIAQLIRTAKEGGIPCSICGQAPALYPEIIESLVQWGITSISVEPEAFSRTYQAIARAEKSLLLEAARRQIQ, encoded by the coding sequence GTGGACAAACTCTACTGGCTTGAGAAAATTAAACTGCAAGATCGCGCCGAGGTAGGTGATAAAGCTTTTTATTTAAGCAAAATCATGCATCGTGGTTATCCGGTGCTACCTGGTTTTGTGATTGCAGCATCAGTTTTGCGAAAATTTCTAGAAAATCTCAATAGTTCAGAGGCGCTAGTTGCTGACTTACCTCACTCTTCTTTACACTTAGATGTGAATAATTGGCGTCAACTTCGGCAGGTAGCTAGTGGTCTGCGTCAGGAGATAATTAATGCTACAGTACCACCCCAATTGTTGAACGCAATCCTCAAAGCAGCTAGGCAATTAGAAACTAAATATCTAATTTTTCGCCCCAGCTTGATGCTTCCAAGCATGAAACAGTCTATTGGGAGTATATCTGGATTGCTGGAGTCGCAAGTTTGTTGTTGTGAGCCAGAAGCGATCGCCATAGCACTCAAGCAAACTTGGAGTCAGTTATTTCGAGCTAGAAGTTTACTATATTGGCAGCAGGTAGAAATTGATTTGCAACAAATTAATTTCGCAATTTTAGTACAACCAATCCAAAATGCGATCGCCTCTGGCTTGCTCGTTGCTAACTCTTCAGGATGGGAAATTCAAGCTACTTGGGGATTAGGGATGGCGATCGCTTACGGCGAAGTTCTACCAGATTCCTACTACATTCATCCAGAAACTGGGGCAGTGTTGGAGCAACAACTAGGGAACAAAACTTTGGCTTATGATATTGATAAAACAAATTATAAAGTTGATTTACAACACGTGTCTTTGTCTGGGGAAATACTAGAGTGCTATTGCTTACAAGCCTATTTCCTAGAAGAAGACCAACAAAAACAGTATGCTTTACCGGAAGAAAACTTACAACAATTGATTGGATTAGCAAAGCAAATTGCCAAAGAATTTGGGAATAATTTTACCTTAAAATGGACAATTCCACAACAAGAATCTTCTAGAGCACTTTATCTAACACAAGTCATTGCCCCTCAATTAGGTATTTCTAATTTTCATTTTCTCAAAGGATTGGGGGCAGCAGCAGGACGTGTCACAGCCACTGCCCATGTGGTTGCTAATTCCCGACAAAAACCAACACAGATACCCAAAGGAGTAATTTTAGTCACATCAATCATTACACCAGATTGGTTACCAATCCTGCAACAAGCAGGCGGTATAATCACTGAGCAAGGAGGATTAACTAGCCATGCTGCAATATTGGCAAGAGAATTGGGAATTCCGGCAATAGGGAATTTAGCAAATGCCACAACTTTCATTCAAAACGGTGAACGAGTGCTGATAGATGGTGACAAAGGAGAAGTTTATCGGCTTGGCATGAATACAGAAGAGGATGTAAACAAACAAGAAGAAAATTCGACAAGAAAACAATTAGAAAAACTCTCTGTTCACCAACCCAACCACTCGGTTTACTTCGAGCAACCCATGACTGCCACTAAGTTACTAGTTAACTTGAGTCAGCCGAGTCTCATTGAGCAAGTGCAGTCCTTGCCTGTGGATGGAGTTGGATTATTGCGCTCAGAACTAATGTTGCTCACTATTTTAGATGGAGAGCATCCTAACACTTGGTTGAATGAGGGGCGTCAAACACAATTGTTAGAGCGTTGGTGCGAAACAATTATGCAGTTTGCTCGTGGCTTTGCTCCACGACCGATTTTTTATCGCTCTTTGGATTGGCGATCGCACGAATTTTCATCTTTAAGAGATAATCTACCATCTTATGCGGCATCAAAGCTCGGAGAACGGGGTACCTTTAGTTATCTAGCAAATCCCACCCTTTTTGAAATAGAACTTACAGCTTTGGCAACCCTACAAAAAGCTGGTTATACCAACATCCACCTAATTTTACCCTTTGTTCGTACCCTAGAAGAATTTCGCTTTTGTCGCCAAAAAGTTGAACAAGCAAATTTAACCCAAGTGCCTCAGTTTCAATTATGGATAATGGCAGAAGTGCCAAGTGTACTGTTTTTATTGCCAGAGTATGTTAAAGCTGGGGTGCAAGGTATTTCTATTGGAACAAATGATCTAACTCAACTACTATTAGGAGTAGATAGAGAGCAAGGGCAGCTAGCACAAGCATTTGATGAACGTCATCCAGCAGTAATGAGTGCCATAGCTCAACTTATTCGCACAGCAAAAGAAGGAGGAATTCCTTGCTCAATCTGTGGGCAAGCTCCAGCATTGTATCCAGAGATCATTGAGAGCCTCGTTCAATGGGGCATTACTTCTATTTCCGTTGAACCAGAAGCATTTTCGAGGACATATCAAGCCATTGCTCGTGCGGAGAAAAGCCTGCTTTTAGAAGCAGCACGGCGACAAATACAATAA
- a CDS encoding MgtC/SapB family protein: MTFQSLLLINTYYLSPHDWFNLTFRLCLALLFGAVIGLERELRRKPAGLRTHMLVSLGSALFVLVILQTAAVSPDYDPLSRVIQGVAAGIGFLGAGEILRESPEESQRTKVRGLTSAAAIWISAALGIAAGCGLWQLGLISTVLSFLVLNVLKKLQ; the protein is encoded by the coding sequence ATGACATTCCAATCATTATTACTGATTAATACATACTACCTTTCACCTCATGATTGGTTTAACCTTACCTTTAGGTTATGCCTCGCTTTGCTATTTGGGGCAGTTATCGGCTTAGAACGCGAACTAAGACGTAAACCCGCAGGTCTAAGAACTCATATGTTGGTTAGTCTTGGTTCGGCACTATTTGTTCTTGTTATCTTGCAAACGGCTGCCGTTTCACCGGATTACGATCCTCTCAGTCGTGTCATCCAAGGTGTTGCGGCTGGTATCGGGTTTCTGGGCGCTGGAGAAATCTTACGTGAATCTCCTGAAGAATCCCAACGTACAAAAGTTCGTGGGCTTACCTCAGCAGCAGCTATCTGGATATCGGCAGCTTTGGGAATAGCTGCTGGATGTGGTTTATGGCAATTAGGATTAATTAGTACTGTATTGTCTTTTTTGGTTCTGAATGTCCTGAAAAAGTTGCAATAA